CACATTAGAGTGATTTCCAACTccaagattggaataaaggttgaGCGCCtataccaattcaccaataagtgctataggatcttgtgcttgaggcactgGCACTTTTGGCTTGTTTGCTCTCTTGGTAGCTTGCATCTTGtaacaattaggacgaatgtgtccaAACTTCCCACAAAAATGACACACCCAAGCAGGCTTACCATGCATCTTGTCCTTAGAAAGGGTAGACTCCTTAagtttagactctttcagatcaaccatAATCTTCCTAAATGGTGaaacttctatgggtttgacaaccttactcacagggggtttgacagtttcactcacaaCCTCATTTACAAAAGATTCAGAGGATgatgaaggaacaaagtttgtggaatggggagcagacACAGAGATGGTTTCAATAAAACCTAATCCAGATTTGTcagaaggagacttttgaacactcagcatttgatcaaatttagaactagcagatctagcaacagacaaatcaagttccaaagatttaactttatcaagcaaaagcatattctcagttttcacattgtttaaaagttcattagcatcaaacagtttaacaagcaGATTCtttttatcaagctcaagagattcaattttcttcagaccaagttcaacattcatagcatcctttgcagcaactttgcaaagtttattgtaggcctcttgaagatctgcgtcctcagagagttccccatcagaagggttctcttcagcaTATATGTTTTCATttactacagcagtagcagtgaaagtaatgaagtttccatcctcatcataTTCTGactcatcatcagaaacttcaccatcactaagggttacagccattgccttacccttagacttcaagtaAGTAGGGCActcagatttcatgtgaccatacccttgacatccaaaatactgaggacccatagaattattagaagattgacctactttttctctaggtttgtCATTATTGTtcaccttagtgggatcattcttcctaaatttctaggttcagcagtgttcgcacctcttgcctttctattattattcttgagaaagtttctaaagttcttggcaaggtaagcaatctctgtagcagagagctcatcatcaaattcaccaacctcaacatcatcaactgacttaagagccattgatttggatttgctagtcttgggtaggtccaactcataagattgaagagatcctacaagttcatcaacaaggatggagtccacatccttgctctcagttatggcagtcactttgggtctaaaattcTCAGTTGaggatctaagaatcttcctaacaattttaggttgatcatagatttcacccaagttataagtagaattaacaatatcattaagtttagcatagaattcatcaaaagactcatcatcagagatcctaatgctttcaaatttagtaGTCAATTGCtgtaatttgttgattttgacagcctttgtgccgtCATGCatagtctggaggatattccaagcagtataagcaatctcaacattagagattctcttaaattccttcattaaaacagcgttaaagatagcattcatagccttgctattaaacgcagctacttctttttgagaagtttgccactcactaacaggagtagtgggcttctcccattcATATTCAACGAagttccagactctctcatcgattgatttcaggaatgctttcatccttactttccaataggcataattattcccatcaaagtgaggaggaataactagagagtgtccatgttccatgacaacaggggtcaaggatcagctcagtgatcaaaggatcaacaacaagagagctaCCAACTCTGATGCCACTTGTTGgtttttaaaccccttaaaaccacaattggattaacttaggtaattagccaagttgttacttagtcaaattattcaaatctaggttatcacaatcaaacaatcatatcatgtaaagcagcGAAAATATAAAAGACACAAGATATgttcacccaggaaaccaaaccggtaaaaacctgggaagaatttaacctagctatcctcaaggtaaacttgaatccactatcttgaaagaatcgaagttcatacaataagacttacgaGCCCCCACACTCGAGTTCTTATTGCTActcaccagtagaacttactgacacgaccacgtgcaagtttcgaatccacggactccttctttcttggattcaccaccagatacaagcacccacgcttgtgtttctttaggcttcaatggcagcaactggaTTGATCATCAAGGTATAGAAAACTtcttctccttgaaaaaccctaagtttatgtgaagaaaagctcctcaaagatctcacaagagattcacataaACCGCAATCTGagtaacactaaaacgtggctagggtttgccttttatacctagggcaaattaGAAACCCAAAACGTTTTAAATAacatagggctgagttggaaatctgtaGAAAAAAACGTCAGACCcgatttttgattgatcgagtctaagcttcgatcgatcgaaaaaggCTGAAACTGTTTTTTTAATCTTGCAATAATTTAATCCAACTTTACAACAAtaaaccaactttgagcaagtctaaaataaactaaatacattgttttgatcatggtttgccaacaatacaaattagagttctaaatacataaaaacctaagtctttagaacctaacattttCTAAatgcaattttcaaaaaacagtATCCTATTTTTTCTAGTTTAGAATAGGATTTTGAAAACAGCTAAAGGGTTGTTTTTAggatacaaaaaatgtttttaatgataaagttgtaaataaattgaaaatagtgAACTTCACATATTTGTCCaaactcttttatctcttaaattaaggAGCTTATCTTTATCACAACAAAGAATTCTCAcccttcaaatttgaaacttattattataatttaaaaaaaaaaaattaaatgatgagTTCTATTCCCTTAtcattatccacaaaaaaataataataataataatttacagATTCTACACGttactttttgtaatttttttttaaaaaatctcaaaaatagaaatggtttcccaaacaattattttttgtttttagtatttcgaaaattgttcttaaaagtggGAGCCAAACacgtaaaatataaaaattattatctgaaaactagtttcaagtttaattttttgaaaattatttttatattgttttgaaaagaaaaacaaaaatcacccTACCAATCAGACCCATATATAGAGAGAGTTTTGTCCATTGGCATAGGAAATGGGGGATTAAGGGGGCCATTATCATGGCGCTAAATCCCAAATCATTCAATCAAGAGATACATACAAAGAGTTCTCGACCAGAAATTAACCATACCTTCAGTATTATTGTCAAGAAAGGGAGGCATATATGGAGAGTTTTTTTCCATTGGCAGAGGGAAAAGGGAAGGCCCATGGCAGCACCCTAgcattttaaaattgtgaaagTGTAGCTACAAACTTAATTGTAGCATAAATGTTACAAATCCACTCAGTAtgtttttattagatgtgaattttaagaaattaacaatttgattaaattttcttcttatatcttccataCATGTAAAAGTTTTAGAAGATTAAAGATTTcgatagttatgtcatcaatcaaatgtttaaatttcaagttattgtagtctaaaattatgcataaaatgtagatttattaattcaatagtaaataacatccgactGGCgcaaatttgatatgtgtgataacaaaataaagaagatgCAATCTAAcgtttagattttcaaaatacctaatcatgataatttttttaatgagagtgTAGCTTTAGGttacaactaaatttgtaaccaaattttgtccttttaaAATTCCCCCCAccatcttatatttttttatattaaaaccTGCAAATGCAATGTAGGCAATGAGTTTATCAATAATGATATCACCCAACATACAAAAACTTGCTATTACCTcaccaattaaaataaaaatttgtaactaaaaaatttaactattaattggtccccaagttttttttttttttataaaaatcactaatgcatcatttttttttttcctttttcatcctTATACCATACATATTTCGCTAATTCAAAATGTATTCAAgatataatttcttaaaaatagataagcttaaatagataaataaattttttttttactcttattATTGCATACTAGTTCATTAATTCAAAGTATATTCAAGAtatatctttttaaaaatagataactAAACCTTTAAATAGAAGCCTTTTTTCATTTAACAGCCataaaactttgttattttgattttggagaATTAGACATATAGAAActgtgttattatttttatgttttaccttttaaagaaaagaacaatTGAATTGTTTAGGGGTTAGAAATCCATATTGCATCTGTCGTTtatgaaaataatgtttttctttattttctattattgttatatttttgcTATACTGTCTTATATATGATAAAACTTTTCTAAGCTTTGTATATTGCTATTCAACTCTTATTTAACATGAGACAAAAATGTCACTCTTTCATAGGCTTATCCAATATAATTGAACGAACGGTATTTTTCTTCCATAAAAAAGTAACGCTTTTGGAATTTAGGTCGTCGGCAATTCTCTTATGTGTATTAGatcaaatataaaagaaaggaaacaatTACTTACGAGTCAGGACACATTACCTTGACTTAGTACCATCCTCATATATGGTCAGAGATTACATAACAAATGAGTGACATCCACAAAGACCTCGATGGCTACATAACAAATGAATGACATCCTCATATATGGTCAGAGATTACGCAAGCCTGCCTCTTTCAATTATGAGATGCATCATGGTGCTAAAACCCAAATCATTCAATCAAGAGATACATACAAAAAGTTCTAAACTGCTAGAAACCATGTTATAGAGTAGGAATTTCTATCCGTTCATGAACTTGCCATAGAAAATCGAATCGTAAAAGAcaaggattttgttttttgttttttaggacCATATAATAAGAGATTGAATTTCCATTGGTCcattaaaaaacatgaaattgaaAGGAAAGTTCTACTTACTGAAATCATGCAAAGCACATTTACAAATATACccactcttttttatttatttcttatgcAAAGTATACGCcctctctcttttatatatgcataaaaacatatatacatatattccGGTTCTCCATCATTTCCGAGCCCATCTCCAACAACATTAACCTAAGGATGAGTTACGCACTACCTTTGCtgctattttttcttcttcgaTTTAACTATGCAATGTCCAAAGTCGAAGAATACCAAACATACATCATCCATATGGACCATACTCAGAAGCCTGTGTCTTTATCAACCCATGAGTCATGGCATCGTTCCATTTTAAATTCATTGTCGTCTTCTCCTGGTGATGACCAGGAACTGTTATTGTACTCATACAACCATGTCATGCATGGCTTCAGTGCGAGGCTTACACCCTCTCAGCTATCTGAGGTTGAGAAATCTCCGGCTCACCTCGCCACATACCCGGAGTCCTTTGGCAAGCTGTTGACAACCTACTCCCCTAAGTTTCTTGGGCTACAACAAAACGTTGGCATATGGCCTGCTGCCTCGTATGGAGAAGATGTGATTGTAGGTATCCTTGATACAGGAATTTGGCCAGAGAGCGTGAGTTTTAACGACGAGGGTATGTCACCAGTGCCACAAAGATGGAAAGGCAAGTGTGAGAATAGTACAGCATTTAGTCCTTCATACTGCAACAGGAAGCTCATCGGGGCGCAATCGTTTAGCAAAGGACTCCAAGCTGCAGGTATTGATATATCCAATGAACCATTCTTCAATTCTGCAAGAGACTACATGGGTCATGGTACACACACTGCATCCACAGCGGTGGGTAACTATGTACATGATGTAAGTCACTTTGGATATGCAAGAGGCACTGCCAGAGGAGTGGCTCCCCGGGCATATCTTGCTGTGTACAAGGTCCTTTGGGCAACAAACACAGAAGAGTCTGCATCAACCGATGTTCTTGCTGGTATGGACCAAGCAATTGATGATGGGGTTGATATCATGTCTTTGTCCCTTCGCATTAATCAGACTTCTTATTTCGCTGATAGCATTGCCAAAGGTTCTCTTTCGGCAATTGAGAAAGGGATTTTTGTTGTCTGTGCCGCTGGCAATGACGGTGATTTTAAAACAATATACAATGGAGCACCTTGGATAACAACTGTTGGGGCTAGCACAATTGATCGAAGTTTCCATGGAAAAGTGACTCTAGGAAATGGGGTTACCATTGGAGGCACATCATACTTTCCAGAGAGTGGTTTCATTACTAATTTACCTTTGTACTATGGCACACGTAACAGGAGCAAAGCATTTTGCAACCACAAATCTTTGGATAAAAAGGAGGTTATTGGGAAGGTAGTCATCTGTGATTATAGCACCAAGATTAATGTTTCTGAACAGATTAAAGAGGTCGAGAGCGCAGGTGGTTATGGAGCTATCTTCTTGACAGATGCATCATTCTCTCTCTATTCAGATGAATACTCCATTCCGAGCCTTATTGTGCCAACTGCTTCAGGGACTCGGGTCAAAGAGTATGTGACAAAGGTGAGAAATCCAATAGTGAATAACATGAGGTTTCTATTAACAAGGTTCAGTACCAAGCCTGCACCTCAAATCGCCAATTTCTCTTCAAGGGGTCCAAGCACAATCAGTCCAGGAGTTTTAAAGCCAGATATTCTCGCTCCAGGAGTTGATGTGCTAGCCGCAGTTTCACCCATTGTACCACACATAAGTGTCGGAAAATATGATTTGGCTTCAAATTATGCTTTAAAATCAGGTACATCAATGTCAACACCACATGTTGCTGGCGTTGGAGCTTTACTAAAAGCAATCCACCGTGAGTGGAGCCCAGCAGCTATCCGATCAGCTATGATGACCACAGCCTATGTCAAAGACAATACTGGCAAGATCTTTAAAAGCCAATTGACAAATTCTTCTTCCTCGCCTCTAGACTTTGGTGCTGGCCatatcaatccaaacaaagccATGGATCCTGGACTGATCTATGATATGGGTCTGCAAGATTATATTCAATTTGTGTGTGGCCTGGGGTACACTGAGAAGCAAATGATTCTTCTCCTTAGACGAACTCGATGGATTTGCAACCACAAATCTATTCATGATCTAAACTATCCCTCTTTCATGGCTGTACTCTCCAACAAAACTAGATATCCAGTGACAATGAAGTTTAACAGGGTTGTGACAAATGTTGGCAATGATAAATCTGTTTACCGAGCACATTTGGAGAACATTCCAACCGGAATGAGAATAAGTGTCAAACCGAGGATTCTTACCTTCACCCCGCAAACATCAGAATCGAAGTTTTGTTGTGAGCGTTGTGCTTGATAAGCTTGATGGAGAATATCCAATTCCAACGGTATTTGGTTTTCTCAAATGGATTGATCAAGATAGCCACATAGTATCAAGCCCCATAGTGGCTATCAAATATTAGCGGACAATATATATGAGCATGTTCACGTGCTAAATATTAGCTATTGTCGAGGGCGTCCTGGCTATCTGTCTTCTTAGTTCAAGTAGTGGTTATTCGTCATGAAAATCTGCAAGTGCTGTGTTATAACTATATGTTGGCTTTGTATATGAGAATAAATGGCTTTTGTCTCCAAGCTGAAGCTGCTGCCCTCCTTTGGGCAGTTGAGCTAGCTAGCCGAGAGCAGTGGCTTCAAGTGATCTTTGAAGGAGACGCTAAGGCCTGTCTTGACCCCCTATCTTCACCTACTTCCACCCCGGACTGGAGTAACAGTACCTATATCAGCaacatctttcatttttctgcttgttttgcttttgttaagTTTTGTTGGGTTAGGAGGTTATGTAATGCAGCAGCTCAAGATGTTGCTAAATTTGCTTTAACCTCCCTTCGGTCCTTTTCTTTCAGTTCTGGTAATATTCCGCCAGGTATAGAGTTTGTTTGTAAGGCGGATTACCCACCCTTTGTTTCTTTTGATGTTTAATGCTATTGAAGTtttatccacacacacacacacacaccaaaaaaaaaaaaaaaaaaaaaaaaagagagagaataaatgtGTTAAACATGAATCACAATAAATGTGCTAAATATctgaagtttttttcttttttttttcctagaaagctttcttcccttttttgtgttctttattttcctgtTTGAGACTGTCATGGAGGGCAAAGCATTAAAGACATTTCTATACTAGTGCTTGTAAGATATTAAAGTCTCTTAACGTGTTAAGCATAATGTCGTAATTTCGTGGATctggatcctctccatttccctttgaaatggagagggTCCATTTCATGGCCAAGATTACTTTGAAAATATATCAATGGTTAAGATATGCCACATCAATTAAAAATGAATAGCTTAACTCTAATAGCAAAGTTAACTATGATTAACCAAACTAAACCTTAACGTTCGCTAACGTAAGCGTTAAcgttggggaaaaaaaaaaaaagagaatgagagTCTCTTTCAATCTGGATGCCTCATCAGTCATCTGGGCACGGTCGGCAAAGACATTCAATGGTGTTCCTCGCCGTGGAGGGGATAAAGACTTCACCTTAGGATACATCCAACGATGCACAAGAATCAGATTCTGACCACTTCTGTGTCTTTGTCAGTAAAGTAAATTACCCCGATGCTAAGCAATCCCATGTCCtttcacaatttttaattttacaactcgttccttataatttttaatttttctaattcttttaacatacatacatacacctTTGAAGGAGGATGCTTTAGTTTTTTGTGGTACAACTACATGTTTTAAAAAGTCAAGCTTTGAAGTGTAAAAGATTATGGAAATTGTGTCTTGTGGAAACATA
This genomic stretch from Quercus robur chromosome 4, dhQueRobu3.1, whole genome shotgun sequence harbors:
- the LOC126722514 gene encoding subtilisin-like protease SBT3, whose translation is MSKVEEYQTYIIHMDHTQKPVSLSTHESWHRSILNSLSSSPGDDQELLLYSYNHVMHGFSARLTPSQLSEVEKSPAHLATYPESFGKLLTTYSPKFLGLQQNVGIWPAASYGEDVIVGILDTGIWPESVSFNDEGMSPVPQRWKGKCENSTAFSPSYCNRKLIGAQSFSKGLQAAGIDISNEPFFNSARDYMGHGTHTASTAVGNYVHDVSHFGYARGTARGVAPRAYLAVYKVLWATNTEESASTDVLAGMDQAIDDGVDIMSLSLRINQTSYFADSIAKGSLSAIEKGIFVVCAAGNDGDFKTIYNGAPWITTVGASTIDRSFHGKVTLGNGVTIGGTSYFPESGFITNLPLYYGTRNRSKAFCNHKSLDKKEVIGKVVICDYSTKINVSEQIKEVESAGGYGAIFLTDASFSLYSDEYSIPSLIVPTASGTRVKEYVTKVRNPIVNNMRFLLTRFSTKPAPQIANFSSRGPSTISPGVLKPDILAPGVDVLAAVSPIVPHISVGKYDLASNYALKSGTSMSTPHVAGVGALLKAIHREWSPAAIRSAMMTTAYVKDNTGKIFKSQLTNSSSSPLDFGAGHINPNKAMDPGLIYDMGLQDYIQFVCGLGYTEKQMILLLRRTRWICNHKSIHDLNYPSFMAVLSNKTRYPVTMKFNRVVTNVGNDKSVYRAHLENIPTGMRISVKPRILTFTRKQQNRSFVVSVVVDKLDGEYPIPTVFGFLKWIDQDSHIVSSPIVAIKY